A segment of the Sphingopyxis sp. OAS728 genome:
TTCGTCGGCAAGGGTAACGGTCGCGCCGAACACGATGCGGTCGCCCGACAGCATCGTCGGATCGATGACCTGCGCACGCGAAAGCTTGTCTTCGAGGTCGCCGATCGTCGCTTCGACCTGGCCCTGACGTTCCTTCGCGGCGTGATATTCGGCATTTTCCGAAAGGTCGCCATGCGCGCGCGCTTCTTCGATCGCATCGACGATCAGCGGTCGCTCGGCTTTGAGGGTCGCGAGTTGCGCGTTCAGCTTCTCATAGCCTTCTGCCAGCATCGGCACCTTTTCAACGCTTGCCATTATCCTGTTGTCCTTCGTCAATAATCCAGCGCCAGCGAAACTTCGCCGGGCGGCTGCGCCGCTGTTCCGTCAATGTCGGGGAGTTGGAGCGGTGCCTCAATAATAGTCCTGAAGCGGCTTTACTTCAAGACTGTGCGCGCGGAGCGCCCCGATCGCCTGCGTCGACGCGTCGCTTGCCGCGGCGGTCGTATAATAGGCGATGTCGGCCGCGA
Coding sequences within it:
- the greA gene encoding transcription elongation factor GreA — protein: MASVEKVPMLAEGYEKLNAQLATLKAERPLIVDAIEEARAHGDLSENAEYHAAKERQGQVEATIGDLEDKLSRAQVIDPTMLSGDRIVFGATVTLADEDDKPVRYQIVGQAEADAKDGKISYNSPLGRALIGRRVDDEVEVTVPAGDKYYLVTKIEFI